In Mycolicibacterium phocaicum, one DNA window encodes the following:
- the ltrA gene encoding group II intron reverse transcriptase/maturase has translation MSPVNTDELELALMLARQRVLKIQTKLHRWARDDLDRRFDDLFNLVADPAFVLVAWDRVSGNKGAATAGVDRRTASSITAGQGIEVFLDELRSQLKDRSFRPLPVRERMIPKTGGALRRLGIPTVTDRVVQASLKLVLEPIFEADFLPCSYGFRPKRRAHDAVAEVRYLATRPRCYDWVVEGDIKACFDEIDHTALMGRVRRRVGDNRVLGLVKAFLKAGILTEDGLLADSTAGTPQGGILSPLLANVALSVLDEHIAGLPGGPATGSVERARRLRHGQPNFRLVRYADDWCLMVRGTRAHAEALQEDIAAVLATMGLRLSPDKTLITHIDEGLDFLGWRIQRRRKRGTSCSYVYVHPSTKSVLAVKRKIKTLRRTVEPSQPLDDLLRRINSTLQGWAGYFRAGVSSATFSYLSHYTWQTVWRWLRRKHRKSTWKQLRRRYCGGGWWPTTEDRMLIDLEKIGTTRYRYRGAVIPSPWPTPEEDTTAA, from the coding sequence ATGTCGCCGGTGAATACCGACGAGCTGGAGTTGGCGCTGATGCTGGCGCGGCAACGGGTACTGAAGATCCAGACCAAGCTGCACCGTTGGGCACGCGATGATCTTGATCGCCGGTTCGACGATCTGTTCAACCTCGTCGCCGATCCCGCGTTCGTGTTGGTGGCGTGGGATCGGGTCAGCGGGAATAAGGGTGCCGCCACGGCCGGGGTGGATCGGCGCACCGCGTCGTCCATCACTGCCGGGCAGGGCATCGAGGTGTTCCTCGATGAACTGCGGTCGCAGTTGAAGGACCGCAGTTTCCGCCCGTTGCCGGTGCGCGAGCGGATGATCCCCAAAACCGGTGGTGCGTTGCGCCGCTTGGGGATTCCCACCGTGACCGATCGGGTGGTCCAGGCATCGTTGAAGTTGGTGTTGGAGCCGATCTTTGAGGCGGATTTCCTGCCGTGTTCCTACGGTTTCCGTCCGAAGCGCCGCGCTCATGATGCGGTGGCCGAAGTGCGTTATCTCGCAACACGTCCCCGGTGTTATGACTGGGTTGTTGAGGGAGACATCAAGGCCTGTTTCGATGAGATCGACCACACCGCTCTGATGGGGCGGGTGCGTCGACGCGTCGGTGACAACCGTGTCTTGGGGTTGGTGAAGGCGTTCCTCAAGGCGGGCATCCTCACCGAGGACGGCCTGCTGGCGGACAGCACCGCCGGAACTCCGCAGGGTGGGATTCTTTCGCCGCTGTTGGCCAATGTGGCGTTGTCGGTGCTCGATGAACACATTGCCGGGTTGCCGGGTGGTCCGGCTACCGGCTCGGTTGAGCGCGCTCGACGACTTCGTCACGGGCAGCCGAACTTTCGGCTGGTCCGCTATGCCGACGACTGGTGTCTGATGGTGCGGGGCACCAGAGCCCACGCCGAAGCACTACAGGAGGACATCGCCGCCGTGTTGGCGACGATGGGGTTGCGTCTGTCGCCGGATAAGACCCTGATCACCCATATCGACGAGGGGCTGGACTTTCTCGGGTGGCGCATCCAGCGTCGCCGCAAGCGGGGCACCAGCTGCAGCTACGTCTACGTTCATCCGTCCACGAAGTCCGTGTTGGCGGTCAAACGGAAGATCAAGACGCTGCGCCGAACAGTCGAACCCAGCCAGCCGCTCGATGACCTGCTGCGCCGGATCAACTCGACGCTGCAGGGCTGGGCGGGATATTTCCGGGCCGGGGTGTCCTCGGCGACCTTCTCCTACCTGAGCCACTACACGTGGCAGACGGTGTGGCGTTGGCTGCGCCGAAAACACCGCAAATCGACCTGGAAACAGTTGCGCCGCCGCTACTGCGGCGGCGGCTGGTGGCCAACCACCGAGGACCGGATGCTGATCGATCTGGAGAAGATCGGCACCACCCGCTACCGCTACCGCGGCGCGGTCATCCCCTCGCCCTGGCCGACCCCCGAGGAGGACACCACAGCAGCCTGA
- a CDS encoding RNA polymerase sigma factor: MTAVPDWDIVSDADLVGAALSGDRMAFAGIYDRYADRLHDFCVGMVRDRDAAADCVQDVFCTAATALDKLREPDKLRPWLYAIARNEALRRIRQRRREEPSEELPDEASGDAGPDTLAARNELAKLVAEAAGGLSDRDRAVLELGYRHGLEGPELAEALGVSTASAKKIMQRLRDTMERSLGALLVARRGQSGNSCAELGAILAGWDGTFTILMRKRIARHIESCPTCDQDRRRMVNPVALLGGTPLFIPAPAWLRDRTLNRIQLTSASADLGSAPTEAQSALPDAPTEQFAAADALDAEPATTSPNGRVMLTMSLLIGIPLIVLALTIAWRYETNAPVTPKGVTTSVTAPPSTRPENPVTTTAAPPPPPSPTAVVTAPAEPTTVLPPRAVPPPQQSPVPLPPAAPVVTPPPSTRPVPPPRRPRPPVVSEEPSPPSKQPPVITEPSPSPTPPPTTTHKPPRPLPPGPVGPIEPAPVTTTQPPIIY; encoded by the coding sequence ATGACCGCAGTGCCAGATTGGGACATTGTCAGCGACGCCGACTTGGTCGGCGCCGCGCTCTCCGGAGACCGCATGGCATTTGCCGGTATTTATGACCGCTATGCCGACCGGCTCCACGACTTCTGCGTCGGCATGGTCCGGGACCGCGATGCTGCCGCGGACTGCGTCCAGGACGTGTTCTGCACTGCCGCAACAGCTTTGGACAAGTTGCGGGAACCCGACAAGCTGCGCCCCTGGCTGTACGCGATCGCCAGGAACGAGGCGCTGCGCCGGATCCGGCAGCGGCGCCGCGAAGAACCGTCAGAAGAACTGCCCGACGAGGCGTCCGGGGACGCCGGACCCGACACCCTGGCGGCCCGCAACGAACTGGCCAAACTGGTCGCCGAAGCGGCCGGCGGATTGTCCGACCGGGACCGCGCGGTGCTGGAGCTGGGCTACCGCCACGGGTTGGAGGGGCCCGAACTTGCCGAGGCGCTCGGCGTCAGTACTGCCAGTGCCAAGAAGATCATGCAGCGGTTGCGCGACACCATGGAGCGCTCGCTGGGCGCGTTGCTCGTCGCCCGCCGGGGACAGAGCGGCAACAGCTGCGCGGAATTGGGCGCGATCCTCGCCGGGTGGGACGGGACTTTCACGATCCTGATGCGCAAGCGGATCGCCCGTCATATCGAGAGCTGCCCGACGTGCGATCAGGACCGTCGCCGGATGGTCAACCCGGTGGCGCTGCTCGGCGGCACGCCGCTGTTCATCCCCGCGCCGGCCTGGCTGCGGGACCGCACGCTGAATCGGATTCAGCTGACCTCGGCATCCGCCGATCTCGGCAGCGCACCCACCGAAGCGCAGAGTGCGCTGCCGGATGCGCCGACCGAGCAGTTCGCCGCGGCCGACGCGCTCGATGCCGAGCCCGCCACCACGTCGCCCAATGGTCGCGTGATGCTGACGATGTCTCTGCTGATCGGCATTCCGCTGATCGTGCTGGCACTGACCATCGCCTGGCGGTACGAAACCAACGCGCCCGTCACCCCGAAAGGGGTCACCACCTCCGTCACCGCGCCGCCGAGCACGAGGCCGGAAAACCCGGTGACCACCACCGCCGCGCCCCCGCCGCCGCCCAGCCCGACCGCCGTCGTCACCGCGCCCGCGGAGCCGACGACGGTCCTGCCGCCACGGGCGGTCCCGCCGCCGCAGCAGTCGCCGGTGCCGCTGCCGCCGGCCGCGCCGGTTGTGACGCCGCCGCCGTCAACTCGGCCGGTGCCACCGCCGCGGCGTCCGCGGCCGCCCGTCGTCAGTGAAGAACCGTCCCCGCCGAGCAAACAGCCGCCCGTGATCACCGAGCCGTCGCCGTCGCCCACCCCGCCGCCGACGACGACGCACAAGCCGCCGCGCCCGCTGCCCCCTGGCCCCGTGGGGCCGATCGAGCCGGCACCGGTGACGACGACGCAGCCGCCGATCATCTACTAG
- a CDS encoding LLM class F420-dependent oxidoreductase: MSKLDLGRVGVWTFGAPTPEQAAEIEKLGYGAVWPGGSPAGDLAFVEPILAATEKLQVATGIVNVWTAPAGQVAESYHRIEAAYPGRFVLGVGIGHPEHTKEYRKPYDVLVEYLDELDAAGVPVARRVVAALGPKVLRLAADRSAGAHPYLTTPEHTAEARKLIGPDAFLAPEHKVVLTDGSAEATAEARAIGRQTVDFYLNLSNYLNNWRRLGFSEDDIAKPGSDALIDAVVAHGTPDAIAARLTEHLDAGADHVTVQVLGGWDKLVPTLTALAGPLGLRG; encoded by the coding sequence ATGAGCAAGCTGGATCTGGGCCGCGTCGGGGTGTGGACGTTCGGCGCCCCTACGCCCGAGCAGGCCGCCGAGATCGAGAAGTTGGGGTACGGCGCGGTGTGGCCGGGCGGCTCCCCCGCCGGCGACCTGGCGTTCGTCGAGCCGATCCTGGCCGCGACGGAGAAATTGCAGGTGGCCACCGGCATCGTCAACGTGTGGACGGCCCCGGCCGGGCAGGTCGCCGAGTCGTACCACCGGATCGAGGCGGCCTACCCGGGACGGTTCGTGCTGGGCGTCGGCATCGGCCACCCCGAGCACACCAAGGAATACCGCAAGCCCTACGACGTCCTCGTCGAGTACCTGGACGAGCTGGACGCCGCGGGCGTTCCGGTCGCGCGCCGGGTTGTCGCGGCCCTCGGTCCCAAGGTGTTGCGGCTGGCGGCCGATCGCAGCGCCGGTGCGCACCCGTACCTCACCACCCCCGAGCACACCGCCGAGGCGCGCAAGCTCATCGGTCCGGACGCGTTCCTGGCACCCGAGCACAAGGTGGTGCTGACCGACGGATCGGCGGAGGCCACCGCGGAGGCACGGGCCATCGGCCGGCAGACCGTCGACTTCTATCTGAATCTCAGTAACTACCTGAACAATTGGCGCCGGCTCGGCTTCTCCGAAGACGACATCGCCAAGCCGGGTAGTGACGCCTTGATCGACGCGGTGGTCGCGCACGGCACACCCGATGCCATCGCCGCACGGCTCACCGAGCATCTCGACGCCGGCGCCGATCACGTGACCGTCCAGGTGCTGGGCGGCTGGGACAAGCTGGTGCCGACGCTGACGGCGCTGGCGGGTCCGCTCGGCTTACGCGGATAG
- a CDS encoding LLM class F420-dependent oxidoreductase produces the protein MTKPDLGQYGVFGRGATPQQAAEIEALGYGAIWVGGSPTAELDWVEPLLGATERLKVATGIVNIWTAAAGPVAESFHRIDSAYPGRFLLGIGVGHREAIAEYKKPLDALTEYLDKLDEYGVPKEHRVVAALGPQVLKLSARRSAGAHPYLTTPEHTAQARELIGPDAFLAPEHKAILTTDADKARAVGRQALEIYLNLNNYLNSWKRLGFTDSDVAKPGSDELVDAVVAYGTVDAIAARLKQHLDAGADHVPVQVLTSPEKLVPALTELAGPLGQR, from the coding sequence GTGACCAAACCAGACCTTGGGCAGTACGGCGTATTCGGGCGCGGCGCAACGCCGCAACAGGCAGCAGAAATCGAAGCGCTGGGCTACGGCGCGATCTGGGTCGGGGGATCCCCGACCGCGGAACTGGACTGGGTCGAGCCACTGCTCGGCGCGACGGAGCGGCTGAAGGTCGCGACCGGCATCGTCAACATCTGGACGGCGGCCGCCGGACCGGTGGCCGAGTCGTTCCACCGCATCGACAGCGCCTATCCGGGCCGCTTCCTGCTGGGCATCGGCGTCGGTCACCGCGAGGCCATCGCCGAATACAAGAAGCCGCTCGACGCCCTCACCGAATACCTCGACAAACTCGACGAGTACGGCGTGCCGAAGGAGCACCGCGTCGTGGCCGCGCTCGGCCCGCAGGTGCTCAAGCTCTCGGCCCGGCGCAGCGCCGGCGCCCACCCCTACCTGACCACGCCGGAGCACACCGCCCAAGCACGTGAGTTGATCGGGCCGGACGCGTTCCTGGCGCCCGAACACAAGGCGATCCTGACGACCGACGCGGACAAGGCGCGCGCGGTCGGGCGCCAGGCCCTGGAGATTTACCTCAATCTGAACAATTACCTCAACAGCTGGAAGCGGTTGGGATTCACTGACTCTGACGTCGCCAAGCCTGGCAGTGACGAGCTCGTCGACGCCGTGGTGGCGTACGGCACCGTCGACGCGATCGCCGCCCGACTGAAGCAGCACCTCGACGCCGGCGCCGACCACGTACCGGTTCAGGTGCTGACGTCGCCCGAGAAACTGGTACCCGCACTGACCGAACTCGCCGGCCCGCTGGGCCAGCGGTAA
- a CDS encoding ATP-binding protein, which translates to MGETCARSELKTLFLFEALTDEQLDTLCANGHIATFEPGPVCTEGEPATCFYVMLDGELVMSMKSGGIDIETNRTSMRGVYCGAWSAYIPDEQPVYEASVRVTKPSRFFVLDANAYADFMRKEFPMAVHLLEGHKVGGRRGRQIVGQREKLLALGQLSAGLTHQLNNPAAATARAVADLHDRIGKMRHKLAMLADGQVSPQSLRVLVGIQEGIAEQVAKARTQELSAIEASDREDAIGEWLEDHDIASAWDYAPTFVDAGLDVAWLEGISSSLGCADASATLQGALGWLKYTIDTELLMCEISEASKRIATLLAGAKQYSQMDRAPYQNANVHELLRSTLMMFGDRIGKDGTTCVKVVKEYDPALPELQCYPADLNQVWTNIIDNALQAMKGCGVLTIRTKRVSDDTVRIEINDNGPGIPPDVIERIFTPFFTTKPFGEGTGLGLDLAWRIICEKHHGNIYVESKPGDTTFIVTLPVHAPAPEEFPAVAAG; encoded by the coding sequence ATGGGCGAAACGTGCGCGCGAAGTGAACTGAAAACGCTGTTCCTTTTCGAGGCGTTGACCGACGAGCAGCTGGACACGCTGTGCGCCAACGGTCACATCGCGACGTTCGAGCCCGGCCCGGTCTGCACCGAAGGCGAACCGGCCACCTGCTTCTACGTCATGCTCGACGGCGAGCTGGTGATGTCGATGAAGTCGGGCGGCATCGACATCGAGACCAACCGCACCTCGATGCGCGGCGTGTACTGCGGCGCCTGGTCCGCGTACATCCCCGACGAGCAGCCGGTCTACGAGGCGTCGGTGCGGGTGACCAAGCCGTCGCGGTTCTTCGTCCTGGACGCCAACGCCTACGCCGACTTCATGCGCAAGGAATTCCCGATGGCGGTGCACCTGCTGGAGGGCCACAAGGTCGGCGGCCGCCGCGGGCGGCAGATCGTCGGCCAGCGCGAGAAGCTCCTCGCCCTGGGCCAGCTGTCGGCCGGCCTGACCCATCAGCTGAACAACCCGGCTGCCGCGACCGCGCGCGCCGTCGCCGACCTGCACGACCGCATCGGCAAGATGCGGCACAAGCTGGCCATGCTGGCCGACGGTCAGGTCAGCCCGCAGTCGCTGCGAGTACTGGTCGGCATTCAGGAAGGCATCGCCGAGCAGGTGGCCAAGGCCAGGACGCAGGAGCTGTCGGCCATCGAGGCCTCCGATCGCGAAGACGCGATCGGCGAATGGCTCGAGGACCACGACATCGCATCCGCCTGGGACTACGCCCCCACGTTCGTCGACGCCGGCCTGGATGTTGCTTGGCTGGAAGGCATTTCGTCGTCGCTCGGATGCGCCGATGCGTCCGCGACGCTGCAGGGCGCGCTGGGCTGGCTGAAGTACACCATCGACACCGAGCTGCTGATGTGTGAGATTTCCGAAGCGAGCAAACGGATTGCGACGCTGCTGGCCGGCGCCAAGCAGTACTCCCAGATGGACCGTGCCCCATACCAGAACGCCAACGTACATGAGTTGTTGCGCAGCACCCTGATGATGTTCGGTGACCGCATCGGCAAGGACGGCACCACGTGCGTCAAGGTGGTCAAGGAATACGACCCGGCACTGCCCGAATTGCAGTGCTACCCAGCCGATCTGAACCAGGTATGGACGAACATCATCGACAACGCACTGCAGGCCATGAAGGGCTGCGGCGTGCTGACGATCCGCACCAAGCGCGTCAGCGACGACACCGTCCGGATCGAGATCAACGACAACGGCCCGGGCATTCCGCCCGACGTCATCGAGCGCATCTTCACCCCGTTCTTCACGACCAAGCCCTTCGGCGAGGGCACCGGACTGGGGCTCGACCTGGCGTGGCGCATCATCTGCGAGAAGCACCACGGCAACATCTACGTCGAATCCAAACCGGGCGACACCACGTTCATCGTCACGTTGCCCGTGCACGCGCCGGCGCCGGAAGAGTTCCCGGCCGTGGCAGCGGGATAG
- a CDS encoding FAD-dependent oxidoreductase — MTGPASPARNPVILTVDDDPAVCRAVARDLRKHYGERYRIVRAESGQDALVAINELQLRGDTVAMFIADYQMPEMNGIDFLELAMDVFPLARRVLLTAYADTHAAINAINLVDLDHYLLKPWDPPEEKLYPIIDGLLEAWHEVGDRAVPHTKVIGHRWNPRSWEVRQFLARNQHYYRAYASDEPKGKQLLTAAGLDGLELPVVISEQGETLVQPTDAQLAAMLGLATTPSLEMYDLAVIGGGPAGLAAAVYGASEGLRTVLIERTTTGGQAGRSSRIENYLGFETGISGAELTTSARRQAERFAAEVITTREVVELDVSSLVSKTLTFDDGRSITARSVILATGVDYRHLQVAGCWEDPESDGNSSAPNYIGNGVFYGASVSQASECAGEDVYIVGGANSAGQAAMFMSQQAKSVTLLVRGKSLEASMSYYLIQQIENTPNISVRTCTEVVDTCGEDGHLTGLWLVNNATGEREHVESTRLCCFIGATPRTQWLENAGIARDDHGFILTGPDLKDVCGWNLDRPPRHLETSVPGVFVAGDIRAESAKRVAAAVGEGSMAVMLVHRYLAET, encoded by the coding sequence ATGACTGGACCCGCTTCCCCGGCTCGCAATCCGGTGATTCTCACCGTGGACGACGATCCCGCAGTGTGCCGGGCCGTCGCCCGCGACCTGCGCAAACACTATGGCGAGCGCTACCGGATCGTACGCGCCGAATCCGGACAGGACGCGCTGGTAGCGATCAACGAGCTGCAGCTACGGGGCGACACCGTGGCGATGTTCATCGCCGACTACCAGATGCCGGAGATGAACGGCATCGACTTCCTGGAACTGGCCATGGACGTGTTTCCGCTGGCCCGCCGCGTGCTGCTGACCGCGTACGCGGACACCCACGCCGCGATCAACGCCATCAACCTGGTCGACCTGGACCACTATCTGCTCAAGCCCTGGGACCCGCCCGAGGAGAAGCTGTACCCGATCATCGACGGCCTGCTGGAGGCCTGGCACGAGGTCGGCGACCGCGCCGTCCCGCACACCAAGGTGATCGGCCACCGGTGGAATCCCCGCTCGTGGGAGGTCCGCCAGTTCCTGGCCCGCAACCAGCACTACTACCGGGCATACGCGTCGGACGAGCCCAAGGGCAAGCAGCTGCTGACTGCCGCCGGCCTCGACGGGCTGGAGCTGCCGGTGGTGATCTCCGAGCAGGGCGAGACGCTGGTCCAGCCGACCGATGCCCAGCTGGCTGCGATGCTCGGCCTGGCCACCACCCCGTCGCTGGAGATGTACGACCTGGCCGTCATCGGCGGCGGACCGGCCGGTCTGGCGGCCGCGGTGTACGGCGCGTCCGAGGGGCTGCGCACGGTGCTGATCGAGCGCACCACCACCGGCGGACAGGCGGGCCGCAGCTCGCGGATCGAGAACTACCTGGGCTTCGAGACCGGAATCTCCGGCGCTGAGCTCACCACCTCGGCGCGGCGGCAGGCCGAGCGCTTCGCGGCCGAGGTCATCACCACCCGTGAGGTCGTCGAACTGGATGTCTCGTCGCTGGTCAGTAAGACGCTGACCTTCGACGACGGCCGGAGCATCACCGCACGGTCGGTCATCCTGGCCACCGGCGTCGACTACCGGCATCTGCAGGTCGCCGGGTGCTGGGAGGACCCCGAGTCCGATGGAAACAGCTCCGCACCCAACTACATCGGCAACGGCGTCTTCTACGGTGCGTCGGTGTCGCAGGCCTCCGAATGCGCGGGCGAGGACGTCTACATCGTCGGCGGCGCGAACTCCGCCGGCCAGGCCGCGATGTTCATGTCGCAGCAGGCCAAGTCGGTGACGCTGCTGGTACGCGGCAAGTCGCTCGAGGCGTCGATGTCCTACTACCTGATCCAGCAGATCGAGAACACCCCGAACATCAGCGTCCGGACCTGCACCGAGGTGGTCGACACCTGCGGCGAGGACGGGCACCTGACCGGGCTGTGGCTCGTCAACAACGCCACCGGCGAGCGCGAGCACGTCGAGTCCACGCGCCTGTGCTGTTTCATCGGTGCCACCCCGCGCACCCAGTGGCTGGAGAACGCCGGCATCGCCCGCGACGACCACGGCTTCATCCTCACCGGCCCGGATCTCAAGGACGTCTGCGGCTGGAACCTGGACCGGCCGCCGCGCCACTTGGAAACAAGTGTGCCCGGTGTGTTTGTTGCAGGAGATATCCGCGCTGAATCGGCCAAACGGGTCGCAGCCGCGGTTGGCGAAGGCTCGATGGCAGTAATGCTGGTGCACCGGTATCTGGCCGAGACGTAG
- the infA gene encoding translation initiation factor IF-1 yields the protein MAKKDGAIEVEGRVIEPLPNAMFRIELENGHKVLAHISGKMRQHYIRILPEDRVVVELSPYDLSRGRIVYRYK from the coding sequence ATGGCCAAGAAAGACGGCGCCATCGAGGTCGAGGGTCGCGTGATCGAGCCCCTGCCCAATGCGATGTTCCGCATTGAGCTGGAGAACGGTCACAAGGTGCTCGCCCACATCAGCGGCAAGATGCGGCAGCACTACATCCGCATCCTGCCGGAGGACCGTGTCGTAGTGGAACTCTCTCCGTACGACCTGTCCCGTGGCCGCATCGTGTACCGCTACAAGTAA
- the rpmJ gene encoding 50S ribosomal protein L36, with amino-acid sequence MKVNPSVKPICDKCRVIRRHGRVMVICSDPRHKQRQG; translated from the coding sequence GTGAAGGTGAACCCGAGCGTCAAGCCGATCTGCGACAAGTGCAGGGTGATCCGCCGCCACGGCCGGGTCATGGTGATCTGCTCTGACCCGCGGCACAAGCAGCGGCAGGGCTGA
- the rpsM gene encoding 30S ribosomal protein S13, producing the protein MARLMGVDLPRDKRMEIALTYIYGIGRTRSQEILSATGIDRDLRTKDLTDDQVTQLRDYIEGNLKVEGDLRREVQADIRRKIEIGCYQGLRHRRGLPVRGQRTKTNARTRKGPKRTIAGKKKAR; encoded by the coding sequence ATGGCACGCCTCATGGGCGTTGATCTCCCGCGTGACAAGCGCATGGAGATCGCGCTGACCTACATCTACGGCATCGGCCGTACCCGCAGCCAGGAAATCCTGTCTGCCACCGGCATCGACCGGGACCTGCGCACCAAGGACCTCACCGATGACCAGGTGACCCAGCTGCGCGACTACATCGAAGGCAACCTCAAGGTCGAGGGTGACCTGCGCCGCGAGGTGCAGGCCGACATCCGTCGCAAGATCGAGATCGGTTGCTACCAGGGCCTGCGCCACCGTCGTGGCCTGCCCGTGCGTGGCCAGCGCACCAAGACCAACGCGCGTACCCGCAAGGGCCCGAAGCGCACCATCGCCGGCAAGAAGAAGGCCAGGTAA
- the rpsK gene encoding 30S ribosomal protein S11: protein MAPTKKAGQASSKRGKPTRRREKKNVPHGAAHIKSTFNNTIVSITDPQGNVIAWASSGHVGFKGSRKSTPFAAQLAAENAARKAQEHGVKKVDVFVKGPGSGRETAIRSLQAAGLEVGAISDVTPQPHNGCRPPKRRRV from the coding sequence ATGGCACCCACTAAAAAGGCAGGGCAAGCCTCCTCTAAGCGCGGCAAGCCCACTCGTCGCCGGGAAAAGAAGAACGTCCCGCACGGCGCCGCTCACATCAAGAGCACGTTCAACAACACCATCGTCTCGATCACCGATCCCCAGGGCAACGTCATCGCCTGGGCCTCGTCGGGTCACGTCGGCTTCAAGGGTTCGCGCAAGAGCACCCCGTTCGCCGCGCAGCTCGCCGCCGAGAACGCTGCCCGCAAGGCGCAGGAGCACGGTGTCAAGAAGGTCGACGTCTTCGTGAAGGGCCCGGGTTCGGGCCGCGAGACCGCGATCCGTTCGCTGCAGGCCGCCGGCCTCGAGGTTGGCGCGATTTCCGACGTCACCCCGCAGCCGCACAACGGCTGCCGTCCGCCCAAGCGGCGCCGGGTCTAG
- the rpsD gene encoding 30S ribosomal protein S4, with amino-acid sequence MARYTGPATRKSRRLGVDLVGDDQSFEKRPYPPGQHGRARIKESEYRTQLQEKQKARFTYGVMEKQFRKYYEEANRKAGKTGENLLQILESRLDNVVYRAGLARTRRMARQLVSHGHFTVNGVKVNIPSYRVSQYDIIDIKPKSLNTLPFQIAREVAGDRPVPSWLQVVGERQRILVHQLPERAQIVVPLTEQLIVEFYSK; translated from the coding sequence ATGGCTCGTTATACCGGACCCGCCACCCGCAAGTCGCGCCGCCTCGGCGTCGACCTCGTCGGTGACGATCAGTCGTTCGAAAAGCGCCCCTACCCGCCCGGCCAGCACGGCCGCGCGCGGATCAAGGAGAGCGAATACCGCACCCAGCTGCAGGAGAAGCAGAAGGCTCGCTTCACCTACGGCGTCATGGAGAAGCAGTTCCGCAAGTACTACGAGGAAGCCAACCGCAAGGCTGGCAAGACCGGTGAGAACCTGCTGCAGATCCTCGAAAGCCGTCTGGACAACGTCGTGTACCGCGCCGGCCTGGCCCGTACCCGCCGCATGGCCCGTCAGCTGGTCAGCCACGGTCACTTCACCGTCAACGGTGTCAAGGTGAACATCCCGAGCTACCGGGTGTCGCAGTACGACATCATCGACATCAAGCCGAAGTCGCTGAACACCCTGCCGTTCCAGATCGCTCGCGAGGTCGCCGGTGACCGTCCGGTCCCGTCGTGGCTGCAGGTCGTCGGCGAGCGTCAGCGCATCCTCGTGCACCAGCTGCCCGAGCGCGCCCAGATCGTCGTGCCGCTCACCGAGCAGCTGATCGTAGAGTTCTACTCGAAGTAA
- a CDS encoding DNA-directed RNA polymerase subunit alpha → MLISQRPTLSEDVLAENRSRFTIEPLEPGFGYTLGNSLRRTLLSSIPGAAVTSIRIDGVLHEFTTVPGVKEDVTDIILNLKGLVVSSEEDEPVTMYLRKQGPGAVTAGDIVPPAGVTVHNPDMHIATLNDKGKLEVELVVERGRGYVPAVQNKASGAEIGRIPVDSIYSPVLKVTYKVEATRVEQRTDFDKLILDVETKNSIAPRDALASAGKTLVELFGLARELNVEAEGIEIGPSPAEADHIASFALPIDDLELTVRSYNCLKREGVHTVGELVSRTESDLLDIRNFGQKSIDEVKIKLHQLGLSLKDSPATFDPSQVAGYDVATGTWNSDASYDLDADQDYAETEQL, encoded by the coding sequence ATGCTGATCTCTCAGCGACCCACCCTGTCCGAGGACGTGCTGGCCGAGAACCGGTCGCGGTTCACCATCGAGCCGCTGGAGCCGGGCTTCGGTTACACCCTCGGCAACTCGCTGCGGCGCACGCTGCTGTCGTCCATCCCGGGCGCAGCGGTCACCAGCATCCGGATCGACGGTGTCCTGCACGAGTTCACCACCGTCCCCGGGGTCAAGGAAGACGTCACCGACATCATCCTGAACCTCAAGGGCCTGGTCGTCTCCTCGGAAGAGGACGAGCCGGTCACCATGTACCTGCGCAAGCAGGGCCCGGGTGCCGTCACGGCCGGTGACATCGTGCCCCCGGCCGGTGTGACGGTCCACAACCCGGACATGCACATCGCCACCCTGAACGACAAGGGCAAGCTGGAGGTCGAGCTCGTCGTCGAGCGCGGCCGCGGTTACGTCCCGGCCGTGCAGAACAAGGCTTCGGGTGCCGAGATCGGCCGTATCCCGGTCGACTCGATCTACTCGCCGGTGCTGAAGGTCACCTACAAGGTGGAGGCCACCCGCGTCGAGCAGCGCACCGACTTCGACAAGCTGATCCTGGATGTCGAGACCAAGAACTCGATCGCCCCGCGCGACGCCCTGGCTTCGGCCGGCAAGACGCTGGTCGAGCTGTTCGGTCTGGCCCGTGAGCTCAATGTCGAGGCCGAAGGCATCGAGATCGGCCCGTCGCCGGCCGAGGCAGACCACATCGCCTCGTTCGCGCTGCCGATCGACGACCTGGAGCTGACCGTGCGGTCGTACAACTGCCTCAAGCGCGAGGGTGTGCACACCGTCGGCGAGCTGGTCTCGCGTACCGAGTCGGACCTGCTGGACATCCGTAACTTCGGCCAGAAGTCCATCGACGAGGTCAAGATCAAGCTGCACCAGCTGGGTCTGTCGCTCAAGGACAGCCCCGCCACGTTCGACCCGTCGCAGGTCGCCGGCTACGACGTGGCCACCGGCACCTGGAACAGCGATGCCAGCTATGACCTGGACGCCGACCAGGACTACGCCGAAACCGAACAGCTCTAA